A genomic segment from bacterium encodes:
- a CDS encoding HDOD domain-containing protein, with protein MNRLQFEAKLSTFRSLSTLPAVMAEVLRICDDPDASLAELGEVIIRDVALSTRILKIVNSPFYGRAQQVSSVRNAVMTLGASKVKALALSLSLYDLSNKIGTRIDLKDFWRHSLNVACVAELIANRVAPNLAEEAFICGSIHDIGILVLDSFYPREYGKVLQSVASGEDMVNIEKQILEIDHAAAGEMLGRIWNFPDRYCVAMASHHDIFSRNDNTAENRLPQIVNLADKLATFTIESNAAQRHSVLSNREVLANNLGLSGTDLKEIEYSALSRLLETSQYLDVDVGTTAELLQQATNQLYSLYSYTEQLYRELMQTKEQLDEEKLQRVALESLQAIVATFSHYLNNAVASISGRTQLLEMSMNNGQVDDPDGVLAKSLAVYEKNAEQITSVIDKLKKVTVFKTAIYHDNTKIIDFEKEARLSSIALEEAAISKVSTPTD; from the coding sequence ATGAACCGCCTGCAATTCGAAGCCAAGCTATCGACCTTCCGGTCGTTGTCGACTCTCCCGGCTGTGATGGCCGAGGTTCTTCGCATTTGCGATGATCCCGATGCATCGTTAGCCGAACTCGGCGAAGTTATCATCCGCGATGTCGCCCTGTCGACTCGAATCCTCAAAATCGTAAACTCGCCATTCTACGGAAGGGCACAGCAAGTTTCGTCGGTCAGAAATGCCGTTATGACCCTTGGCGCATCGAAAGTCAAAGCGCTCGCATTGTCGTTGTCACTTTACGATTTGTCCAACAAGATCGGAACAAGAATCGACCTGAAGGATTTCTGGAGACATTCTCTCAATGTTGCCTGCGTTGCCGAGTTAATTGCCAATCGTGTAGCGCCAAATCTTGCCGAAGAAGCATTTATCTGCGGCTCCATTCACGATATCGGCATTCTTGTTCTCGACAGCTTCTATCCCCGTGAATACGGCAAGGTGCTTCAGAGCGTAGCAAGCGGTGAAGACATGGTCAATATCGAAAAGCAGATTCTCGAAATCGACCATGCAGCCGCCGGAGAAATGCTTGGACGGATTTGGAATTTCCCTGACCGCTATTGCGTAGCCATGGCAAGCCACCACGACATATTCTCACGCAATGACAATACAGCAGAGAATCGCTTGCCGCAGATCGTGAATCTTGCCGACAAGCTCGCAACATTTACAATCGAATCTAATGCAGCGCAACGTCACAGCGTTCTCAGCAACAGGGAAGTACTGGCAAACAATCTGGGTCTGTCAGGCACAGATCTGAAGGAAATCGAGTACTCAGCATTGAGCCGCTTACTGGAAACTTCTCAATATCTCGATGTCGATGTCGGCACCACAGCTGAACTGCTCCAGCAGGCAACCAATCAACTGTATTCGCTCTACAGCTACACCGAGCAGTTGTACCGCGAACTTATGCAGACCAAAGAACAACTCGACGAAGAGAAGCTCCAGCGTGTCGCACTCGAATCATTACAAGCCATCGTTGCCACATTCTCGCACTATCTCAACAATGCCGTTGCTTCGATCTCCGGTCGTACTCAACTGCTTGAGATGTCTATGAATAATGGCCAGGTCGATGACCCTGATGGTGTTCTCGCAAAATCATTGGCAGTCTACGAAAAGAACGCCGAACAAATCACTTCGGTAATCGATAAACTCAAGAAAGTCACCGTCTTTAAGACCGCCATCTATCACGACAACACCAAAATTATCGACTTCGAAAAAGAGGCTCGTCTTTCGTCAATCGCACTTGAGGAAGCCGCCATCTCTAAAGTCTCGACTCCAACAGACTAG